From Pogoniulus pusillus isolate bPogPus1 chromosome 5, bPogPus1.pri, whole genome shotgun sequence, the proteins below share one genomic window:
- the SIDT1 gene encoding SID1 transmembrane family member 1 isoform X5, with product MTKQAAITVQRKDFPGEQFFVVFVIKPEDYACGGSVPSSIHGNVNRTWNLQRTKNLQVTIVPSIKKSVYVQAMFFSFLSFLSFYLGSMVVACVHYIRVQRKASSGRLRREDGSEIMTTSHPITASTPEGSSYGAIDESSSSGGRQLSSPELKPPAGYDTDSSVEEESDFDTMPEIESDKNVIRTKVFLYLSDLSRKDRRIVSKKYNIYFWNIITIAVFYALPVIQLVITYQTVVNVTGNQDICYYNFLCAHPLGVLSAFNNILSNVGHMLLGFLFLLIVLRRNILHRRAMELKDIYTLDYGIPKHFGLFYAMGIALMMEGVLSACYHVCPNYSNFQFDTSFMYMIAGLCMLKLYQTRHPDINASAYSAYASFAVVICLAVLGVVFGKNDMWLWVIFSLIHVLASLALSTQIYYMGRFKIDGPDSDLGLFRRAAMVLYTDCIQQCSRPMYMDRMVLLIVGNLVNWSFAIFGLVYRPRDFASYILGIFICNLLLYLAFYIIMKIRSSEKLLPIPLFCIVATAVVWAAALYFFFQNLSSWEETPAESREKNRPCILLGFFDDHDVWHFLSAAALFFSFLVLLTLDDDLDTVRRDKIPVF from the exons AGGAAGGATTTCCCAGGCGAGCAGTTCTTTGTCGTCTTTGTCATCAAGCCAGAGGATTACGCCTGTGGTGGCTCTGTGCCTTCTTCCATTCATG GGAATGTCAATCGCACCTGGAACCTGCAGCGGACGAAGAACCTTCAAGTGACAATTGTGCCTTCAATCAAAA AGTCTGTGTATGTCCAGGCCATGTTCTTTAGCTTCCTGAGTTTCCTTTCCTTCTACCTGGGCTCGATGGTTGTTGCTTGTGTGCACTACATCAG GGTTCAGAGGAAGGCTTCATCTGGGAGATTGCGTCGCGAGGATG GATCTGAGATTATGACAACTTCTCACCCCATCACAGCTAGCACCCCCGAGGGAAGCAGCTATGGTGCTATTG ATGAATCAAGCTCCAGTGGTGGACGCCAGTTGTCTTCCCCTGAGCTCAAGCCACCAGCTGGTTATGACACAGACAGCTCTGTGGAGGAGGAGAGTGACTTTGACACCATGCCAGAAATTGAAAGTGATAAGAATGTCATCCGCACTAAG GTCTTCCTCTATCTATCAGACTTGTCCAGGAAGGACCGGAGGATTGTCAGCAAAAAATACAACATCTATTTCTG GAACATCATCACCATTGCAGTGTTTTATGCCCTGCCAGTCATCCAGCTTGTCATCACTTACCAGACG GTAGTAAATGTGACAGGCAATCAAGACATCTGCTACTACAACTTTCTGTGTGCTCATCCCCTTGGAGTGCTGAG TGCCTTCAACAACATCCTCAGCAACGTGGGCCACATGCTGCTGggatttctcttcctcctcattGTGTTGCGCAGAAACATTCTTCACCGGCGGGCTATGGAGTTGAAAGATATCTATACCCTG GACTACGGGATCCCAAAGCATTTTGGCCTCTTCTATGCCATGGGAATTGCTCTGATGATGGAAGGGGTGCTCAGCGCCTGTTACCATGTCTGCCCTAATTACTCCAATTTCCAGTTTG ACACCTCCTTCATGTACATGATCGCAGGACTGTGCATGCTCAAGCTCTACCAGACGCGCCACCCAGACATCAATGCCAGTGCCTACTCTGCCTACGCCTCCTTTGCTGTGGTGATCTGCCTGGCTGTCCTTGGAGTG GTGTTTGGGAAAAATGACATGTGGCTGTGGGTGATTTTCTCCCTGATCCATGTTTTAGCCTccctggctctcagcacccaAATATACTACATGGGCCGCTTCAAGATAG ATGGCCCTGACTCAG ACCTGGGGCTATTCCGGCGGGCAGCGATGGTGCTGTACACAGACTGTATCCAGCAGTGCAGTCGGCCGATGTACATG gacAGGATGGTGCTGCTCATTGTTGGAAACCTGGTCAACTGGTCCTT TGCTATCTTTGGGCTGGTCTACCGGCCCAGGGATTTCGCCTCCTACATACTGGGCATCTTTATCTGTAACCTGCTGCTGTATCTGGCTTTCTACATCATCATGAAG atcCGCAGCTCTGAAAAGCTCCTGcccatccccttgttctgcatTGTGGCCACAGCAGTAGTGTGGGCAGCTGCCCTCTACTTCTTCTTCCAGAACCTCAGCAGCTGGGAG GAGACTCCAGCAGAGTCCCGGGAGAAGAACCGGCCGTGCATCCTGCTGGGCTTCTTTGATGACCACGACGTCTGGCACTTTCTCTCCGCTGCTGCCTTGTTCTTCTCCTTTCTG GTCCTGCTTACCCTAGACGATGACCTGGACACGGTGCGCAGGGACAAGATCCCAGTGTTCTGA